The Streptomyces sp. R28 region CCACAAAGTCCGGTGAAACAGATCACTGCCAAGTGCGGGCTGAGTACACTCCGTCACCTGGCTGGGCCGTCGGCGACGGGGCGAGGGGTGGGGCGGTGCTGGTGACGCCAGAGGCCGGGGACAGGATCGCCGACCGGTATCTCTTGCAGGAGCCCGTCGGAACAGGCGGGATGGGCGTCGTCTGGCTGGCCTGGGACGAGCGGCTCGAACGACGGGTCGCGGTCAAGTGCGCGCGCCTGGACGACGATCGGGCCACGCGACGGCTCATGGGCGAGGCGCGCAACGCCGGGCGGCTGCACCACCCGAACATCGTGGGCGTCTTCGACTTCGTCGACGAGGGCGCCACCTGCTGGATCATCATGGAATACGTCCCCTCGCGCAGCCTTGCGCAGATCGTGACGGAGAGCGGCCCGCTCACGCCCGAGGAGGCCGGGTCGATCGGCTGCCAGATCGCGGCCGCGTTGGCGAAGTCCCACGACGAGGGCGTGGTGCACGGCGATGTGACGCCGGAGAACATCCTCGTCACCGAGGAAGGCGTCGCGAGACTGACCGACTTCGGGATCTCGCGAGCCCTGTGGAGTGACGTCACACAGAGCGCGACCTGCAGTGTGCGCGGCAAACCCCGCTATCTGGCCCCGGAGTTGGCCAAGGGGCAGCCCGCGGGCGAGAAGTCCGACGTGTTCTCCCTGGGTGCCTCCCTGTTCTCGGCGGTCGAGGCCCAGTCGCCGTACGGGGAGGCCGAACACCTCATGGCATATCTGGCCCGGGCGGTCGAGGGACACATCGAGCCGATGCGCCGCGCCGGCCCGTTGGAGGAGCCGCTCAGCGCTCTGCTGGAGGTGGAGCCCCGGCGCCGGCCCGACGCTGCCGGGGCGCAGAAGCTGCTGACGCGCGCCGCACCCCCGCCCCCGCACATACAGGAGCAGTTGCACGAGCAGTTGCGCGACAGCCGTATGCGGGACCTCAGCTCCCGCCCGCTCCGGCTGCCCCGACTCGTCCGCCGCCCGCAGGACTCCACGCCCTTCATGCTTCAGCCGTCACGGCCGCTACGCCGACGCCGCCACCCTTGGGCGATCACGGCGGTGGCGCTGGTCGCGGCGGGCGCGATCACAGCCGGGCTCGTTCTCTTCGGCCCGTGGGCCTCGAAGGACGAGGGGGGCAAGGGTGACAAGGGTGGCCGCACCGCCGCGACCGACGCGAAACCCTCGGTCACGGCGCGGGCCGGTGCCATGGGCGACGAGCGTACGGCGGACCCCTGCGGGCTGCTCGACGCCGCCTCTCTGAGCCGCTTCGGCGGCACCGCACTGGACCCTGACTACGGGGAGATCGACCGGTGTGACGTCCTGGTGCGCAACAACAGCGGTGACGACAACGCGGACGTCCAGGTCAACCTCGACTCGGACCGGGACGACTTCGACGACATCCTGTCCACCCGCCTGGTCGGCGGCCTCACGGTCGTGACACTCAAACGTGACGGGAGAACCTGCGAACGGGCCGTACTGACCACCGACGGCAAGCAGATCCGCGTCATCGGCAAGCAGCTCGCCGAACTGTCGCCCGACCCGTGCCCCATGGCCGACGCCGCGACCGATCACGTGGTCGGCGTGCTGGCCGAGGGCCCGGTACCCCGGCGTTCCTCGTCGCCGGCTGCGAACTCCCTTGCCCTGCTCGACACCTGCACGCTGCTCGACTCCACCGAGCTCAAGCTGCTTCCCGGCGTCAAGGCGGACAACCGGGACCGCGGCTTCGGTTCCTGGGACTGCGACTGGTCGAGCGACGACGGCAACCGCGAGGTGGAGATCCAGTTCAGCCGGGACAACTCGCTGGACGCCGACGACGGAACGCCGGTGAACGTCGTCGGCACGAAGAGCTACTTCATCGCGGACGAGGCCGACAGCTGCACCGTACGGACCCCGCACCGCACCTACACGGACTCGGTCGGTGACCGCACCACCGAACTTTTCCAACTGACCGTGTACGCCCCACAGCCGACCAGGCAACTGTGCGACACCGCAACGGAGTTCGCAGCCGTCGTCGTACGGAACATCTCGAAGCGACTGCCGGAGACGTGACATGACCGAGCGGGGAATGGCACGGAGACGGCCGGGGGAACGGGGAATGCCCGCTCCGGGTGGCCGTCTGCTGCCCGCCACCCACGGGAGCCTCGCCCGGGGCGCGTCAGCGCCGCTGCCCGGCACCCTCTTCGCGCTCGCACTGACCGGCGGCATCACGCTGGGACCCGGGGACGGGCGCGAGGTCCTGTTCGGCCGCAACCGGCCCGAGGTACACGTATGCCTCGGCGAGGACGACCCCCAGGTCAGCCGCCACCAGGGCACGCTCACCCACCGGGACGGCCGCTGGTGGGTGAGCAACGCCGGGCGCCTGCCGATCCGGTGCGCCGGTGCCCGCCTGCTGTTCCGGGGCGAGGAGCCACTGCCGCTCGACACCGGCTACACGCCGCTGTTCGCCGGCGGCTCACGTGGCCGCGAGCACTTGCTGGAGGTCTTCGTCACCGGCCCCGAGGGCGAGCGGCGGCCGGTACCGCGGCACGGGGACGTCACCCGCCCGCCCCGGGTGTGGGCGCTGACCGAACAGGAGAGGCTCGCCCTCGTCGTACTCGGCCGGCGGTACCTGCTGCACGAGCCCCGGCCGCAGCCGCTGACCTGGCGGCAGACCGCCGCCGAGCTCGCGGAGTCGCAGCCGTATGCGGGCTGGACGGACAAGCGCGTCGAGCACCTGGTCAACGGTGTGCGCACACGGCTGTCCCGCGACGGGGTGCCCTGGCTGACCCGCGAGGAGCTCGGTGAGCCGGTGGGCAACGCGCTCAACGACAACCTGATCCGCGCACTGCTGGCGTCGACCACGCTCGTGCCGATGGACCTGGCACTGATCGACGCCGCCTGACGCCGACAGCGTGGTCGTCGGCGGAATACGCAGTGCTCGGTGGACATGGAACAGGGCCCCGGCGGCGGCCAGGAGCACCGCGATGACGTCAGCCCCAGAGCCGACGAACCGGCCTGTCCCGCCGGCTGAGAACGCATCAGCCCTGGCCCAGCAGGAGTCCGGCCTGGCTGCCCTCGGCAATTGCCCGAAGGCCAACTGGAACAAGGTCAAGGTCGAACATGACGAGGTCAGGAACGGCGTTCACTGCACGCTCATCAATTGCGGAGTCACGTTCAGCGAGCCTTTGATCCCTGGTCGATCTGATCCGGTTCCTGTGAGGGAAGTCCGCGGTCGTCGAGGTCTTTCTGGCGCGGGAGGTTCCGCCACGGAGTGCGAAGCCACAGGTCAACGCTGAGTTCCGACGCTGGATGTGTTCCGAGTGCGGCTGCCACTGGGCACTCGTGCCCATCACGGCCCGATCTTCGTGCACCTGGAAGGCTGGAAAGTGCCGACAAATCCTCGGCACAACCGAACCCCAGGTCACTGACCTGGGGTTTCATCATGGAGCGGGTGACGAGAATCGAACTCGCGCTCTCAGCTTGGGAAGCGACGGTGCTTGGGCGGCCAGATAGCTTCTGACCTGGGTAAATGTCTCTCGGTCCAGCGCCCGAAGGTGCGGGATCGCACCGCTGTTGACCGTGGTTTACCGGTCTTACGGGCACGCCAAGGGCACACCGTGCGGACGGGGCCGCTGGGAGTCCCCGTCCGTGGCCGGCGGACTGCCGATCCTTGGACGTCCGGTCGGTCGCGCAGCCGTTCCCATGCGTGCCGAGGCGGCTCCTCAACGTCCCAAGCTGAACTCTGAGCGTCCGGGTCGGCGAAACTCGCCAACTGAGGCGCTCAGTCACACCGGTCCGGGGAGCGCTCACATATCCGCGGGGTCCCACGCGCGCCGCCCAGCGCATCCGCGTTCAGTCTCACCACCGGGCGCCCCCGATCGGGTCCTGCTCCGACCAGCCCGGCGAGTCGGCGTACGAGCGTGCCGTGCCCAGCCAGTAGCTCTCGGGACGCTGCCACACCTCCATCGGCTCCATGGATGTACAGCGACGGCTCCTTCCCACTGCGCCCGCAGTGGGAAGGAGCCGTCGGCCGGCCGCCGGGACCGCTCGCGTCAGCGGGTGCCGAGCAGGGCGCGCCAGGTCTCCGGGCCGATGACGCCGTCGACCTGCAAGTGGTGGTTCTCCTGGAAGGCGACCACCGCCGATTTCGTCCCCGAGCCGAACGCGCCGTCGACCGCGAGGCCGTAGCCGTAGACGTTCAGCTGCGTCTGCGCTGCCTTCACCGCCTGGCCGGACGAGCCGTACTGCACCGTCGTGATCAGCTTTGACCAAGTGTTCGGGCCGATGACGCCGTCAGCGGCCAGGGACTGGGACTTCTGGAACTGGATCACCGCGGAGTGGGTATTCGGGCCGAAGATGCCGTCGGCCTCGAGCGTGTAGCCCCGCGTGGTCAGCAGCTGCTGGGCGGACTGCACGTCCGCACCCTTGGAACCGCTCTGGAGGATCGGCCAGGAGACACCCGGGGAGGGGAGCTGACCGCCGCCACCGCCGTCACCCAGGTTGACCGGGCGGAAGGGGTCGTAGTTGTCACTGCCGATTCCGTAACTGAGCTGCCGGTGGGTCGTGCCGTACGTACCGCGCTGTTCGTACGCCCAGTAGGCGCTGTGCGACGTGTCGGCCCACTTCTCGAAGATCACTACGTGACGGAAATCGCCGTCAGTGGTGCTGTAGTCGATCAGCAGGTCACCCTTCTTGAGCTGACTCGTGCTGCTGAGCCGCGTGGTGACGCGCGAGTCGGCCAGCCCGACGGTGTTCAGGCCGGGCTTCCCCAGCCCGAGCGCCATGGAGACATAGCCGGAGCAGTCCTGGCGGTAGCCGTCCTTCCAAGTGCGCTCCATGCTGTAGGGGACCGGGGCTCCGTTGTTGGCCGTGAGCCAGGTACGGGCCCGGTTGATCATCGTGTCGGGCGAGAGCGTGGCCGTGGCCATGGTCGACAGCTCGCTGACCTGGGTGACGAGCTTGCTGTCGGCCTCGGGCTCGGGCCCGTAGTCGGTCTCCTTCTGGGCGGCGACCGTCGCCAGCTCCGAGGAGTCGCTGTCGGCGAGCGACGGTACGACGGCGATTGCGGCCGCGACACCTCCGGCGGCGACGCCTATGAGCGTGATCCGCGCGCGGCGCGTGAGTCGGCTGCGAAGAGACATGATTCCCCGTATTCCTTTTGTTGTGGCACGCCGAGCCGAGTGGGCCGACCAGGGCTTGGAATGCTTGTCGTCAGCGGATCTTCAGTTGCAGGAGTGATGGCGAAGGACCGGACCCGGCCAGGCGGTTTCGTCCGGATCAGCGGGCGGACCGGAGGGACACACGCGGCCCGTCCCTTCCTGCATGAGGGGACGGGCCGCGGTGGGTTCGTGGGACGGCTGGTCCGTCAGAGCCTGTTGGCCCACGTCTTGAACGCCGCCCTGGTCCCGTCGCCGGCGCTGCCGTCGATCGCGCCGTTGTAGTCGCCGTTGGCCTTCAGCAGGCGCTGCAGCGCCTTGATCGTGTTGGGGCCGACGATTCCGTCGATCGCGTCGTCGTAGCCCCAGTACTTCGCCAGGCAGCGCTGGAACGCCTTCCAGCTGTTGGTGCCGAGGTACCCGTCGATCGCGTCGTTGTAGTCCCAGTGCGTCGCCAGCCAGCGCTGGACCTTCCGGGCCTCCTCCCGGGTCAGCCCCAGGTTCTGCACCGCGAGCGGCGTGACGGCCTTGGTGCTCGCCGCCTGCTGCTGAGCCGGCGCGGGAGCCGCCATGGCCGTGCCCGCGGTGGCCAGGCCGCCGGCGGCGATCCCGACGGCGGTGGTGACACTGACGAGTGCCTTGGTGAGAGCTCGCATGCTGTTCCCCTCCGTTGACGTGCGTTGGTCGGAGCCGACCGCATCGGCCGGCTCCGCAACGAGACTGCGGGTTCGGCGTGATGTTCGGCCACAGCTGGCGCGGAAGTGACCTCATCCCGGGACGTCCCGTGCACTGACCTGCGGAGATGTCGCCCGCCGAGTCCCTGCGGCGGGACTGCGGCGAGAGGGAATGGCTGATTCCGCGCCAGGGCCGGGTCGCACCAGGGCGTCGTGCCCGCTCTGTGATCCCCGTGACAGCTGATGCAGAATGAGACCGGGACACGGGGGGCCGGACCAGCCGCCCCTGACGCGAGCGGGGGGAACATGTCGCGTTGGAAAGAGCTGCCTGCTGAACTGCATCCACACGTTCACCAGCTGATCGTGCGATTGCGCAAACTGAAGGACCGCAGCGAACTGAGCACCCGTCAACTGGCCGCGAAGACCGGGTACAGCGCGAAGTCGTGGCAGCGATATCTGAACGGCAGGTCTCTGCCGCCCCGTGAGGCCGTCGAGGCGATGGCCCGCGTCGGCGGTGACGATCCGCCCCGGCTGCTGGTGATGCACGAGATCGCCGCCCAACGCTGGGCGGAGGGACGGGTGGTCACCACCGACGACCCCGAGAACCACTCCGCGACAACGGCACACCCCCCCACGGAGCAGCAGCCGTACGGGCGTCACCTGCGCGCCGCGGTCACGGCGGGAGCCGTGGTCACGGTGCTGTCCGTCTCCGCGGCGCTCCTGCTGGCCGTGCGGCTCACCGAGGCCCGTGCCCAGCTCGCGCACGACCGCGGCGATGCTGTCGCGACGGCCCCGGCCACCGTGTCGGAGTCCCTGGTGCCGGTCATCTACACCTGCCGGCTGGAGCAGCGTGACGGCCGCTGGTACGCGGGCCTGAGCCGGACCACGGACATCCTCCTGTCCAACACCCAAGTGGGGCTCGAAGTGGCCGAGGCGCAGTGCCTGCTGAGCCGGGCGGGCACCGCGCCGGGGGAGATCGACGGCGTCTTCGGCCCGAAGACGCGGCGAGCGGTCGAGCTCATGCAGAAGCGGAACGGGCTGATCGTGAACGGAGTCATCGACCCGCCCACCTGGCAGGCCCTGCGGGAAGCGGATCCGAAGTGACCGCGGAACACACCCGGCTGTTCGCGGCGCTGCGGGAGCTGCGGGCCGGTGCGGGGCTGAGCCTGGCGGCGCTGGCGGAGCGGACGGCGTACAGCAAGTCCTCGTGGGAGCGTTACCTCAACGGCAAGAGCCTGCCTCCTCGCGAGGCCGTACGGGAACTGTGCCGGCTCGCGAACGAACCGGACGGGCGGCTGCTGGCCCTGTGGGAGATCGCCGAGTCGCACTGGAGCGGACGCGCGGTGGCCCCCGCGCCCGCCCCTCCCGCGGACGAGTCGCCGCGGCCACATCCTCAGGAGTCGCCGCCGCCCGCCGGGACCGGGCGGCGGCGCCTGCGCGGGCGCAGGCTCCTGGTGGTGCTGGCGTCGGCGTACACCGTGATCGTCGGTGGTGCTGCGGCCCTGCTGTTCCTCCTGCTGCCGGACTCGGAGGCTCAGGAGGACGAACCGTTGCCGGCCTCCGTCCCGTTCTCCCTCGCTCCCCAATGCCACGGAGCAGCCTGCGAGGGCCGGGACCCGATGCGCCTGATCTGCGGCATCGGCCCCGACACCCTCGCCTCGTACCGCACGGCCACCGGCGCCCACGTCGAGCTGCGCCACAGCAAGAAGTGCGGCGCGAGCTGGGCCCGGACCTGGGGGACCGAGATCGGCGACCGGGTCGACGTCACGGCAGGCGGCCCGACCCACAGCGTGCGCATCAGGAACAAGGACGACGCGGCAACCTTCATCTATACGGAGATGACCGAAGTCCGTCCCGGCAGCACCGTCCGGGCCTGCTTCCGGCCCGCGTCGGCCGACGGCGAACGGGAGTGCTTCGAGGCCCGCGTGGGCGGGGCCGCCACCACGACCCGGCCGCCCTTACCTCCAGTGGCGTCAGGCTCTCGCGAGTAGCGTCCGGCCCTCGGACGTGTCGATACCGAAGTCGGGAATTCCCAGTGGGGGGGGGGAGGAGGGTGGGGAGGCCGTCGGTGGTGGTCGGAAGAGCTCGGCGTCGGGGCCCGGGGGTTGCGCGTGAGTCGCTGACTTCTTGTGGTTCGAGGAAGCCGATGCGAGGGAGCCAAGTGGCACGGCGCAGCGTGACAAGAGAGGCATGCGACCACCAGATGAACCGCGCGGCGGCCAGGGCGCGGACGAGCACGAGTTCGACGCCTTTTGCGCCGCGAGCGTGGGCCGACTCATCGGCCAGCTGTATGCGATGACAGGCGACCTCGCCCTGACGGGCTGCTGTTCGTCGGCGAGAAGGGCGCCCCCTTCCGGCGTAGCACCTTCGGGCGGAAGTGGCGGAAGGCGGGTGAGATCGTCGGCATGCCCGAGGGCTTCCGGTTCTACGACCTCCGGCACACCGGGCACACTCTGTCCACGCGCTTCGGCGCCACGCTCAAGGACACCATGGTCCGTGCCGGGTAGTCCTCGGAGAAGGCCGCGCTGGTCCATCAGCACTCCGACGACGAGCGGCAGGAGGAGGTCGCCGCCGGGCTGGACGCCACGGCCCGGAGGGTTCGGGCCGCCCGGGATGCTGCCGTCCGGAAGAAGCCCGACGAGCCTTCTGGCACGAATCTGGCACGCAAAAGCTGATCACGACGGACAGCAAAAAGGCCCGGGTTTCTGACCTGGGCCTTAGTCGTGGAGCGGGTGACGAGAATCGAACTCGCGCTCTCAGCTTGGGAAGCGACGGCGCTTTGGCGGCCGGATAGCCGCTGACCTGCGCAGATTCGTCGTGCTGACGTCGTTGCGCCGGCCTGGTCACACCGCTGTTGACCGTGGTTGTCCGCTCTTGGGGGCACGCTCTGGGCACGGCCGCCACCAGGGTCGAGTCACGCGTGCGCGCGACGCTGCGCACTGCCGGGTCGGCGCCGTCTCCCGCGCCGTTCTGGAGTGTCCGTCGCGACTGCACAGGCCGAGATCCGACACTGAGACGTGGCCATGTTGGTGACGCATCCTTCTATGTACATCGCCAACATCGCGTAGGAGGTGCCACATGTCTGTGAGACAGATCGACATCGATGACGATGCCCTCGAACGCGTCATGGCTCTGGCCAAGGTCAGGACCAAGAAGGAGGCGGTCAATCTCGCTCTGGACTTCTACGCCGAGCAGCAGGAACGTGCGGCGCGCATCAGCCGACACTTCGAGCGTGCGCGTGAGTGGGGCGCCGTCGAGGACGCCGAACGTCTGCACCGGGCGGAGAAGCACAGCCGGTGATCTACTTGCTCGACACATCCGGCCTGGTCCGGCTGCTCCGGGATCCGAAACTGCAATCGGCCTGGTACGACGCGATCGATGTTGGGGCCATCGCATCCTGCTCTTGCCGAAGAACGCCGGGCTCTGGATCGGCGCGGTGCGACACCGTATGGTCCAGGCAGGGGAGCACCGCAGTGCCTCGGCGGTTGACCTCGTCATCGCCGCCACCGCGGCCCACCACGGCCTGGCTGTTCTCCACGACGATGCCGACTACCGTGCCGTTGCCCGGCACGCATCCGACCTGACCGAGCACAACATCCACGACATCGTCTGAGACGTTCCCGCCGGGCCTGCGTGCCGCCCGGTCCGTTCGTGGTCACCATGGCGCGTCAGTTGAAGTACTGCCTCTTGGGCATGAGTTGGGCGACCAACAACGTTGCGGCGTCCACAACCACCGTCCGCTTTCCCGAGGGGACGGGCAGGCTGAGGGCTTCCGGGCACGACCGATGCGGATGGCACAGCGAAATGGCAGGTCAGATGCCGCCTTTCGGCGCCGGCTGCGACGAGCCCGCCACGCGGCCGAGACCGACCCCCGCCGATCGGAGGGGGTCGGTCGGCTGACCGGCGGGACATCTCCCGAAGCCCGGCGGATGGTCGACCGCCCCCGCCTCGGCAAGGGTTGTCCCGGTGACCGACATCGAAAGCGCCAAGGAGGCGCCTCGCCAGTCCTTACCCGCATCCGAGTCCGCCACGGCGACGGAACGCCCTTCGTCGACGGCGCGGCTGGTCGGGGTGGACCTCGCCCGTGCACTGGCCGTGTTCGGAATGTTCGCCGTGCACACGGGCCCCTTCAACCCCTTCCCGACGTCCGGCAGCGGCGTTGGCGAATGGTTCGTCTGGCTGGCGAGCGGCCGGGCCTCGGCGCTGTTCGCCACCCTCGCCGGGTTCTCGTTGGTGCTGATCGCCGGTCGTCCGGAGCCGAAGACCGGACTGGCCGGCCGGCAGGCGAAGGCCAGGATCGTGATCCGGGCCGTGATCCTGCTGGTGGTGGGCACCGCGCTGGCGATGACCGACTTCGGCGGCGCCGTGATCATCAACTACTACGCGGTGTACTTCCTGCTGTCCCTGCCCCTGCTGCGGCTGCGGGCCAGGACGCTCGCGCTCATCGCGGTCGCGCTCGCGGTTGTCACGCCGCAGGTGGCGTACGCCCTTCGAGCGCTGCTCAGTGAGTCGATCGTGAACACCATCGACTCGTACGACCCGATCGCGCGCCTCTCCGGCGTGGGCGTGCTCGACTTCCTGCTCACCGGCTTCTACCCGGCGATCACCTGGATGACGTTCGTGGTCACCGGCATGGCGTTGGGTCGGCTGGACCTCGCCTCCGGCGCGGTGCGGCGGCGGCTGGCCGTGGTCGGGCCCGCGCTGATCGCGTTCGGATACGGCGTCTCGTGGCTGGCGCTCCGGTTGACCGGCGGCGCGGAGAAGATCATGGCCGGAATGCCTGGCATGAAGGACTTCGGCGCCATGAAGGACCCCTCGGCCATGAAGGATCCCGGCATGGCAGCGGGATCCTTCGACCTGCCGGTCGGCAGTGGGCTGTGGGGGCCCGACGCATGGGGGCTGCTGGCGGCCGAGCCGCACAGCGCTTCCACGTTCGACCTCGTCGGCTGCATCGGGGTCGCGATCACCGTGCTCCTGTGCGCGACGGTGGCGTTGGACCGACTGCCGTGGCTGCGCCGGCCGGCAACGCCGGTCATCGCCGTCGGCACCATGTCCCTGACCCTCTACGTGGGCCACATCCTGGCCATCCTCGCCCTGCCCGGCGAAACAGCCACCCCGCCGCAGTCCGCCTCTTTCGGGCTGCTGCTCTGCTTCGTCGTCGGGGCCACCGTGTTCGCGGCGGTCTGGTCCCGCTTCTTCCGCCGCGGACCGCTGGAGTACCTGCTCAACAACGCCACGAAACTGGCGAGTCGCGTCCGATGAGCCTCGGGTGGGCACCCCGGGAAGTCCGAGCGTGAGTCGGCCTCCGGCGTGCGGGCGCCGGAGGCCGTAGCCCCGCGGCTCCCGCGCAGCCTTCCGCCTCTCACCTGCCGTTCCGCCTCGACTCCGACTCCAAGGACCTTCGCCGTGGCCGCCATCCCCACCGCCCGGAGCACCGGCTCCCATGGCCTCCGCCAGGAAGCGCACTGCCGTGCCGACCGGCCGCAAGCTCCGGCGCGTTGGGAACGCCCGGCGCTGGCCGCGGTGCTGGGCGTCGCCGCGCTGCTGTACGCCTGGGGCATGGGGCACGCCGCGATCCACCCCTACTACAGCGCGGCGATACGGTCGATGGCCACCGGTTGGCGGGCCTTCTTCTTCGGCGGTCTCGACACCAGTGGTTCGATCACCCTCGACAAGTTGCCCGGCGCCTTCTGGCCCGATGCCGTCTCCGTATGGATCTTCGGGCCGCACACGTGGGCGGCCGCGCTGCCCCATGTGATCGAGGGCGTGCTCACCGTATGGCTGCTGCACCGGATCGTACGGGCATGGGCCGGGCCGTTCGCCGCGCTGATCGCCGCACTGACGCTCACTTTCACTCCGGTCACCGTGGTACTGAACAGGGCCACCATCCCCGACACCGCACTCACTCTGCTGCTGGTGGCGGCCGCCGGAGCCCTGCAGAAGGCGGTGCGGACCGGGCGGCTGCTCCCGCTCATCACGTGTGGCGTCTGGGTCGGG contains the following coding sequences:
- a CDS encoding FHA domain-containing protein, with the protein product MPAPGGRLLPATHGSLARGASAPLPGTLFALALTGGITLGPGDGREVLFGRNRPEVHVCLGEDDPQVSRHQGTLTHRDGRWWVSNAGRLPIRCAGARLLFRGEEPLPLDTGYTPLFAGGSRGREHLLEVFVTGPEGERRPVPRHGDVTRPPRVWALTEQERLALVVLGRRYLLHEPRPQPLTWRQTAAELAESQPYAGWTDKRVEHLVNGVRTRLSRDGVPWLTREELGEPVGNALNDNLIRALLASTTLVPMDLALIDAA
- a CDS encoding serine/threonine-protein kinase, coding for MLVTPEAGDRIADRYLLQEPVGTGGMGVVWLAWDERLERRVAVKCARLDDDRATRRLMGEARNAGRLHHPNIVGVFDFVDEGATCWIIMEYVPSRSLAQIVTESGPLTPEEAGSIGCQIAAALAKSHDEGVVHGDVTPENILVTEEGVARLTDFGISRALWSDVTQSATCSVRGKPRYLAPELAKGQPAGEKSDVFSLGASLFSAVEAQSPYGEAEHLMAYLARAVEGHIEPMRRAGPLEEPLSALLEVEPRRRPDAAGAQKLLTRAAPPPPHIQEQLHEQLRDSRMRDLSSRPLRLPRLVRRPQDSTPFMLQPSRPLRRRRHPWAITAVALVAAGAITAGLVLFGPWASKDEGGKGDKGGRTAATDAKPSVTARAGAMGDERTADPCGLLDAASLSRFGGTALDPDYGEIDRCDVLVRNNSGDDNADVQVNLDSDRDDFDDILSTRLVGGLTVVTLKRDGRTCERAVLTTDGKQIRVIGKQLAELSPDPCPMADAATDHVVGVLAEGPVPRRSSSPAANSLALLDTCTLLDSTELKLLPGVKADNRDRGFGSWDCDWSSDDGNREVEIQFSRDNSLDADDGTPVNVVGTKSYFIADEADSCTVRTPHRTYTDSVGDRTTELFQLTVYAPQPTRQLCDTATEFAAVVVRNISKRLPET
- a CDS encoding DUF418 domain-containing protein, with amino-acid sequence MTDIESAKEAPRQSLPASESATATERPSSTARLVGVDLARALAVFGMFAVHTGPFNPFPTSGSGVGEWFVWLASGRASALFATLAGFSLVLIAGRPEPKTGLAGRQAKARIVIRAVILLVVGTALAMTDFGGAVIINYYAVYFLLSLPLLRLRARTLALIAVALAVVTPQVAYALRALLSESIVNTIDSYDPIARLSGVGVLDFLLTGFYPAITWMTFVVTGMALGRLDLASGAVRRRLAVVGPALIAFGYGVSWLALRLTGGAEKIMAGMPGMKDFGAMKDPSAMKDPGMAAGSFDLPVGSGLWGPDAWGLLAAEPHSASTFDLVGCIGVAITVLLCATVALDRLPWLRRPATPVIAVGTMSLTLYVGHILAILALPGETATPPQSASFGLLLCFVVGATVFAAVWSRFFRRGPLEYLLNNATKLASRVR
- a CDS encoding peptidoglycan-binding protein, whose translation is MSRWKELPAELHPHVHQLIVRLRKLKDRSELSTRQLAAKTGYSAKSWQRYLNGRSLPPREAVEAMARVGGDDPPRLLVMHEIAAQRWAEGRVVTTDDPENHSATTAHPPTEQQPYGRHLRAAVTAGAVVTVLSVSAALLLAVRLTEARAQLAHDRGDAVATAPATVSESLVPVIYTCRLEQRDGRWYAGLSRTTDILLSNTQVGLEVAEAQCLLSRAGTAPGEIDGVFGPKTRRAVELMQKRNGLIVNGVIDPPTWQALREADPK
- a CDS encoding peptidoglycan-binding protein codes for the protein MRALTKALVSVTTAVGIAAGGLATAGTAMAAPAPAQQQAASTKAVTPLAVQNLGLTREEARKVQRWLATHWDYNDAIDGYLGTNSWKAFQRCLAKYWGYDDAIDGIVGPNTIKALQRLLKANGDYNGAIDGSAGDGTRAAFKTWANRL
- a CDS encoding type II toxin-antitoxin system VapB family antitoxin: MSVRQIDIDDDALERVMALAKVRTKKEAVNLALDFYAEQQERAARISRHFERAREWGAVEDAERLHRAEKHSR
- a CDS encoding DUF2690 domain-containing protein, giving the protein MTAEHTRLFAALRELRAGAGLSLAALAERTAYSKSSWERYLNGKSLPPREAVRELCRLANEPDGRLLALWEIAESHWSGRAVAPAPAPPADESPRPHPQESPPPAGTGRRRLRGRRLLVVLASAYTVIVGGAAALLFLLLPDSEAQEDEPLPASVPFSLAPQCHGAACEGRDPMRLICGIGPDTLASYRTATGAHVELRHSKKCGASWARTWGTEIGDRVDVTAGGPTHSVRIRNKDDAATFIYTEMTEVRPGSTVRACFRPASADGERECFEARVGGAATTTRPPLPPVASGSRE
- a CDS encoding peptidoglycan-binding protein, translating into MSLRSRLTRRARITLIGVAAGGVAAAIAVVPSLADSDSSELATVAAQKETDYGPEPEADSKLVTQVSELSTMATATLSPDTMINRARTWLTANNGAPVPYSMERTWKDGYRQDCSGYVSMALGLGKPGLNTVGLADSRVTTRLSSTSQLKKGDLLIDYSTTDGDFRHVVIFEKWADTSHSAYWAYEQRGTYGTTHRQLSYGIGSDNYDPFRPVNLGDGGGGGQLPSPGVSWPILQSGSKGADVQSAQQLLTTRGYTLEADGIFGPNTHSAVIQFQKSQSLAADGVIGPNTWSKLITTVQYGSSGQAVKAAQTQLNVYGYGLAVDGAFGSGTKSAVVAFQENHHLQVDGVIGPETWRALLGTR